The DNA region GCCGAACTCGCGGCGCCGGTACTGCCGGTGGCCTTCAAGTTGTCCGCGTAGGACTGGAGCTGCTGGGCGTTCTCCCGTTGTTCGTCCAGATCGTCCGCGTACCGGCGCTCGTTCTCCGCCTGGTCGATCGCGGCCTGCATATCCGCACTGGGGTTGCCGGACCCGGGCAGCCCGCCGGGGTTCTCGCCGGTCGCGATGGTCGCGGCGTCGTTGACCGCCTGGCTCACCGCGCCGTTGTTGATGGCGTTCGCGGCGTAGTTGTCCACGTACTCCTGGGCGTCGTACTCCTCGATGTACTCCTTCACCTCGTCCGGCACGGCGTCCGGGTCGTACCCGGTCCGTTCCTGGGTGATGACGTCACCCCAGATGTACCCCGTCGCGTAGTCGTAGCTCCACGCGGCGATGAGCTCCCGTTTCGTCTCGTCGGAGACTTCGGGGTCGTCGAGGATCGCCCTGATCTCCTCGTCGGTCGGGCTGACCTGACCGTTCTCCCCCGCCGGCCGGTACCTCGCCTTGGCTTCGTCCCACCAGGCCATCAGTCGCCCACCTCGCGCAGGGCGTCGAGCCGCGACGCGAAGTCCGACTCGGTGTCCCCGTAGACACCGGCGGCCTCCCGCAGCAGTCGGGAGATCTCGTCGATGTCACCGACCAGCTTGACGGCGAGACTCGCCAGCTCCCCGTTCGCGGCGAGGTATGCGGCGCCGTGGCCCTGATAGCGGTCGCCGCCGAAGTCCAGCTGGGCCACGTCGGTGTGCGCCACCTGCTCGCTCACCGACCGCAGCCCGGTGCCGATGGTCCCGAGCTCGTCACTCACCTCCAGCAACTTCGCTGGATCGACTTCGTACCCCACGCGATCCCCCTCTCGTCCCTGCCCCACGAAAGAGGTTAGGAACGCGGCTTTCACGCGGCTTTCATCCGCGTGAAAGCGCCAGGGTCGTCAGCGTCTGCGGGTGGGAGGAGTGTGACGCGGGGCCGTCGGGCGCTTCGCGGTCGTCGTGGAACGGCGGGTCGTGGTCCGCGTCGTCTCCGGCGTGACCCGGGTCGTGGTGGTGGTCGCCGGGGTTTCCGGCGACGTCGTCGACGTCCTCGTCCCCCGAGGCCGGTCGTCGGAACCGTCGCCGGCGTCGTCAGCGTCGTCGGCGGGGGCACCACCTGGCCGCTCCCCGACCCGCCCCCGCCGCACGCGCCGAGCAGCGCGACCGCGCCCATGACCAGGCCACACCACCACACCCGCATGGCGCGGACCCTAACAGCAGGCGACCCGCGGATCCGGCGAACGACCAATCCCGGCCCTGGGCTGACCGCCAGGATCTCGGCAAAGTTCCTGACGACTGAATGTCCAATTGATGTACATATGTACGGTTCTGCGCAGGGGTCGTGAGTGGCAAAGGGCGTCAGGGCGGATCTGTATTTATTCACCTACTCCTGAGCAGGGCGAATGTCGAGAGTCGTACGAGTCTCGGGGGTGATGGTCGTGCCAGGTGCCGACGATGTAGGAATCGGGACGTTGAGCGTCCCGATTCCTACATCGTCGAGGGGGCGCTCGGGCCTAGGAGCTTGATCAACGGAAGATCGGGGACGTTGACTGTCCCGAATCCTCCGTTGATCAAGGTCATGCCGAGTGGGGAAGATTCCGGACACTGAACGTCCCCAATCCTCCCCACTCGCCGATATCGGCTCCGCGACGGCAGCATGACGGCGTCAAGCCGAGTGGGTAAGCAAATACAGGTTCACCAGAACGACCCAAAACACTCACGACCCGCTCTTGGTTGAGCCCGCTCACCACGATCCGGCTCTGTGGCGCGGACCAGTGGCTATGCGACTTTGCCGAGGCACGGCGCTGACCCAATGAAGGCGGCCTTCACTCCCCTGGGCTAGACCGCGGCTCGCAGGCGATACAGCTCGGCCAGGGTGGCGCCCTCGGCATCGATCTCCGCGCCCAGCCATCTGGCCGCCTCGTCCCGCGGCAGCGGGCCGACCTCGATCTCCGCGAGGCACCGGCCCGGCCGGACCACGGCCGGATGCAGCCGGGCGACGTTCTCGTTGGTGGTCAGGCACACCAGGATGTCCAGGCCCTGGCCGAGCAGGCCGTCGGTCAGATTGAGCAGCCGGGACAGGGCCTGGCCGGAGTCGCGTTTGGCGTCCGCGCCGACGAGTTCGTCGCAGTCTTCGAGGATCAGCAGCCGCCATTTCCGCTTGTCCGCCCGCTCCTCGCCGAGCACCACCGAGGTCAGATAGCCCGGATCGGCGAACAGGACCTCGGGGTCGAGGACGTTGTCGACCTGGCACCAGTCCCGCCATTCGTGCGCGAGCGCGCGCACGGCGGTCGTCTTGCCGGTGCCCGCGGGGCCGTGGAGGAGGATCAGCCTGCCGGTGACGTCCTGCGGGCTTGTCGCCATGAGCGAGTCGAGCGCGGTCACCGCCGACCGCGGATAGTTGCCGCGGATCGCCTGCCACCGCGGCAAGTCCATCGTCCTCGGCGCACGTATCCCGGCGCCGCCGCACCCCTGCACGTGCCAGAATCCGACCGGTACGGCCGATTCCCCCGGCACCCCCGCCCGCGCGGTTCCGGTCGCGGCCGCGAGCACCTCGTCCGCCAGGTCGCCGGAAGTGGCGCACACGCACACGGTCGCGGCGCCGGCGCGGCGGCGCATCGCGACGAGTGTCCACCCGGGACCGTGCGCGAGATGGGAGCGCCGCCCGTCCAGTTCGTACGTCAGATCCGCGGTGACTCCCGGGGGCAGCAGCGTCGCGTCCGGTGAGACCTCGGTGATTTCGGCGGCCCGTGAATGCGGTTTCGCCCCGGTGATGAACTGTTCCATGGCCAGCGCGTTCAGCACGCCTTCCATCGGTACGTTGCCACCGAAGAACATCGCACGATCAAGAGACTGGGGTAACTCCGTTGTCCTCGCTGTCACCACATCAAGATCCATCCCGCGCGGTCGGCGCACATCAGGGACCGTCCCCCAGATCACCCCTGACAGGGATCTTCGCCGGACCGCCTGTCCGCCGCGGGCGCCGGGATGATTGTCTCTGGTCTGACACTGGACCGTTCGTGGAAGGAGGAGCGCGGTGAACGGTGACGGCTTCATCGAGGTGATCGCGCGCGAGGTGGAGGCCGACCCCGGCAATCTGGCGCTGCGCGAAGACTTCATCACGCTGCTGCTGGAGCAGGACCCGGACCGCGCCGCCACCGAACTGACGGTGTTCGAGGCCCACGGCGGTGATCCGGCGCGGATCCGCTTGCTGCGCGCCCGGCTGATGGCGGCGCGGTTGCGGACCTCGACCCCACCGCCCGCCGAGATCGTGGCGGCCCCGTCCGATGAGGACCACCACGACAAGAGCGCCACCGCTTCGGCGTCGCTGTGGGACACCGAGCGCCCGGCCGTGACGCTGGCCGACGTCGCGGGGCTCGCCGAGGTCAAGCAGCACCTGAACACCGCGTTCCTGGCCCCGCTGCGCAATCCGGAGCTGGCGGCGGCGTTCGGGCAGAAACCGGGCGGATCGCTGCTGATGTACGGCCCGCCCGGATGCGGCAAGACGTTCATCGCCAGGGCGATCGCCGGCGATCTCGGCGCTTCCTTCATCCACGTGACCCTCGCGGACCTGCTCAGCAAGTGGATCGGTGAAAGCGAGAAGGCGATCCAGAGCGTGTTCCGCCACGCACGCGCGGCGGCACCGTGCGTGATCTTCTTCGACGAGTTCGACGCGCTCGGCGGACGGCGCACCTCGGGCGGCGGCGGGTCGCAAGCGATGCGGATGCTCGTCACCCAGCTGCTGGAGGAGCTCGACGGCGTGGCCGGCGCGAACGAGGGGGTCTACTTCCTGGCCGCGACGAACCGGCCGTGGGACATCGACGCCGCGCTGCGCCGTCCGGGACGGATCGACAAGACGGTGCTGGTGCTGCCACCGGACGCGGTCGCCAGGGCGGCGATCGTCCAAGGCGCGCTGGACGGCAAGCCCGCCGACGAGGTCGATGTCGTCGCCGTCGCGGCGGCGACCGAAGGGTTCTCCGGCGCCGATCTCAGCCACCTGACCACCACCGTGCTGCAGCAGGCGATGGTCGAATCGATGAGCAAGGGCGAGCTGGTGCCGGTCACCACCGGCGCGCTGCTGGCCGCCGTCGGCGGTATCACGCCGTCCACGACATCCTGGTTCGACCAAGTGGCGCCGGTCCTGGAATACGGCGTCGATGACGGCACCTTCGACCAGCTCCGGGCGTACCGGGTCAAGCGAGGCATGCGATGAGCGACACCGTCGAGCGGGATCTCGACCTGGCCTGGGAACTCCTCGATGCGCAGCCGACGCATCCCCGGGTCGCCGAGCTGGCGGCTCGGGTGCTCGCGGCCCAGCCGGAGCGGAGCAGCGCGTCGATGGTGCTCGCCTATCACCGTGAGTCCCTCGGCGACACGGACGAGGCGCGGCGCCTCTATCTCCGGGTAGCCGGTCGCCGCGACAGCCAGTTCATCTGGGCGGCCCGGGCGCTCCGGCATCTGGAATCGGCGGACCACAACCATGACGAGGCGTTGCGCTGGGCACGCACCGTGCTGGGCCAGAACCACGATGACTGGGACGACTGGATGAAGCTGGGCTCCGTCCAGGCACTCTCCGGGGCGCACGAGGAAGGATGGCGGCAGCTCGACGAAGCGGTGGCACTGTGCGCGCGGACGGCACCGGACGCCCTTCCCAAGGCGCTGGCGAAACGCGCGGAGTACCTGCTGGAAAGCCTCGCACCACCCGAACGGTTCGCTCCCGCCGCCGAGGAGGCCATCCGGGTCAACGCGGCGGACTCCTGGGTCGCCATGCTGCTGGGCTACGCCTACCTGGCGCAGTACCGGTTCGACGACGCCGAACAGCTCGGTCTCCGGCTGCTGCGTGAGGACCCGACCGACGACCTGCTGCAGAGCCTGGTGGAAACCGCTCGGACGATGCTGCGGATCGTCGAAAAGGCGCGCGGCGACGACATCAGCCTGGCGGACATTCAAGGCACTGGCGTGCTCGAGATGGCGTGGCAGCAGATCCGTGACCAGAAGCTCGGCGTCGACCTGGCCTCCGCGCTGGCGGCGCTGGACGCGGTGATGCCCGACGAGCTGCGCGCCACCCTGCGGCCGGGGGCCACGTCCGGCGATCTGGCCGCGGGCGACGACAAGGTCGGCTCCATGGTCGCGAGGGATCTGCTCACCTGGCACGACGGCCAGCCGCCCGGCTCCGGCGCCGCCTGGGGCTGGACCGAGTCGTTCCGCCTGCTGTCGGCGGCCGAGATCCTCGCCATGGACGCCGAGATCGAAGCCGACCGGGCTGCGCACCCCGGCTGGCCCGAGAACGAACTCTGGGAACAGGTGATGACCGACGACGCCGGGACCTACCTGGTCGCCGTCGCGTTCGGGGCGCTGGTGAAACGCCGGCCAGGACAGCCCGACGAGCCCGTCGCCGGCTCGATGGCCGACTGGATCTGGGACCGGGTGGCGGCCTTCGGCGGCCGGGACCCGCGACCGGCACCCCTGAAGGCCGAGGAGCCCGCGGCCGATCCGCTTCCCGCCCCCGGGACGCCGCTGACCGGTGTCATCGTGACGATGTCCGCCGCGCTGGGCGCGCCCGAGGATTCCGCGGCGTTCGCGGAACTGCGCGAACTCTTCCCGGGCTCGACCGTCCGGCGGAGTGAGCTGGTCCCCGACGAACCGAGCGTCGACGGCGTCTACATCGAGGCACTGGACGGCCTGGTGACGAGGGTCGGTGTCGATGTCGCGGTCTGCCCGCACGCGGACCGGCTGATCTCCGGGCTCGACCTCGGCGGGCATCGCGGGTCCGTCGATGCCTACGTGCGGGCGCACGGTGCCGTTCCGCAGAACAGCTGGGTGAACCGCGCCAACGGCGAAGCCACGGTCGTCTACGACTTCGCCGGGCATCGGCTCGGCTTGCGATGGGCGGACGGGAGTATCGCCCGGATCTTCGTGACCGAGGCCTGAGCGTTGACCGGCGCCGCGCGTGCCGAACTAGGTTAGATTCCCTGGATGGACAGATCCTGGGGGATTCTCGCCGCTACCGCACTGGTGCTCGCGGTCTCGGCCTGCGGCGGAGCGGGTGAAAGTCCCGCCCCGCCGCAGCCGCCGCCGTCGTCCTCGTCGAGCAAGCCGCCACCGAGCAAACCGGCCACCAGCAGCACGCCACCCACCTTCACCCCCTCGGTCTCCCCCGCGAAGGTGACCGCCGCCTGCCCGTTCCTCGGGGCGGACGAGCTCGCGGAGATCACCGGCGGCGCGAAGGCCGTCGCTCAGGAACAGCCACCGGGAAAAGCCGAAACCGCACCCGAGTACACCTGCGCCTACCTGCCCATCGGCCAATCACCCGACCTGGCGCCGAAGCTCTACTACTTCGCGTTCGCCAAAGCCGATCCCCGCAAACCGGTGACCACCATGGCCACGAACTGCCCCGGCCCGAGCACACCGGTTCCCGGCGCCGGAGACGCCGCGATGCACTGCGATCTGGACGACTACTGGACCACGCTCGCCGTCGCCAAACGCGTCCACGGCGAGACACGGATGCTGAATCTCCACGTCCCCCATTACCGGGACTACCTCCTCGCCAAGATGGCGAAACTGCTGGGCGATCGGCTGTAGCCGGTTCCGGTGAGCCCTCGAACGCGGTGCACCTTCCATGATCACGGCCAGGCAGAATGGCCGTCGATCCAGGAAGTGTCAGCCGTCAGGGGAGGAACGGGGACCATGAACGGACGCTATCCACCGCCGCAGGGTGGCTACGGGCCGCCGAATCACCATCCACATCAGGCGTTCGTGCCGCCACCCGGCCCGGGTTTCCCGATACCTGTTCCGCCGAAGAAACGGCGCCGTGGCCTGAAAATCACGCTCGCGCTCGTCTTGGTCGGGGTGCTCGGCTTCGTCGGCACGGCGGTCGTTCGCGGGTGGATGTCGCCGCCCGCGCGAGAAGGGGATTCGGGGGATATCGGCTCGGGCTCGGTGACCGACCCCATCAGGTACGCGGTCAACGTTCCCGCCCGTGAGGCCAGGCAGTACCCGGAGGATCTGCCCGGCGTGGCGCCCGATACGGAATTGTCCGATCAGCAGCTCGGTGCGGTGGATCCCCGGACGCTGCTGTGGGTCACGCTGAAACGGCAGGCGCGGCAACCGGTCACCGACTCGGTCAACCGCTGGTATCAATCGATCGACGAGTACGAGAAGTCCTATCCGGCGGCACACTCCGTGATCCGCTCGGCCATCGACTGGCGCACCAGGGAGTTCACCCGGGACGACGCCAAGATCGACGCGGACGACAAGGTCGACACCTACTTGATCTTCCGGTGCGTCGGTTCGCCCTCCGGACCCGCACGCGAAGGCACGTACCACCAAGCCCGGTCCGGAGACCGCGAGGCCACGTGGAAGGTGGTGGAGAACCCTCCGGCGAGCAACTGCCCGGACCGGATGAAACCCGGCAAACTGGTCGCCAACAACCGTGTCACCGACGGCCTGGCGCCCTACGGGCTCTCACCGCAGGAGACCGACAAGTTCCTTTCCTACCTCGACCAGGTGCCGGACCTCATCCAGGTCGCCCGCCCCGAAGCCGTCACCGGTAAGGACGGCAGGAAATACGTCCAGCTCGACGTGACCCTGGTGCCCCAGCCCGACGGTATGGACGACAGGAAGGGCACCGCCTTCCTCAACGCCGCGTTCGCCCAAACGGGAAAGAGCCCGTTCGATCATCCCTACAGCATCAACATCGGCGTCTACCAAGGCTTCAAGAAAAGGTATTTCCTCGACCCGGTCACCTTGCTTCCGGCCTACGGGGTGAGCCTTTCCACGCCTCGGCTGGACCTCGGCGGAGCACCGGTCACGACCGGACCGCAGCCCGAGATCGCCTACAGCCTCGACCAGTACACCTGGCCCGAGACGATCGATCCCGACGCCAAACGCACCGAGGGCGGCCCGCCCGTCGTGCCGCACCACGAGTGGCCTTTCGACCGGATCACCCTGCACTGATCCTGTCGTGTCCGCGGCGGCCCGCGGACACGACAGGGGTGGTCAGCCGCGGGCGACCTCGCTGGCCGTCGTGAACTCGTATCCCTGCGCCCGCAACCCGAGCACCACCGTGTTCAGGTGCTCCAGCGGCAGGAACGGGTGGAAGAAGAAACTGGCCACGTTGTCGCGGACCACTTTGGACTTCGCGCCGTCGGCGAGCAGGTCGGCGGGCAGCCGGGCCGGATGCTGGTTGAACGGCTCCGGCGCGACGTGGTCCAGGTTCTCGGGGATGACCACCGCGCCATAGACATCCCTTACCGGATAAGGGAAGTACTGGCCGTATTTGTTCTGATAGGACACCGTGGAGGTGGAGCCACAGGCACCGCGCGGGCAGTATCCCGCGAAATAGCTGCCCTGGTCGTAGCGCGCCGCGAAGTGGGAACTGACCTCCTTGTAGTCCACCGCAGAACCACCGTAATGCGGGAACTCGAACACTTCCGGCTCGGGCAGCCCGACCCGGCGGAACTCGCCGAGCCCGGTGGCGATCCGCCCGCGGAACCATTCCGCGGAATCGCCGGGGACCGGGCCGGTCTCCACGACGTGGTTGTTCTTGTCGACGATCGCCGTGTAGAACTCGTAATCCGCGGAGCTGGCCCCGCCGTAGGGGTTCGCCATCTCCTCGAACTGGTGGCTGTAGCCGTGCATGATCATCGTCCCGCCGCGGCGGATCGCGTGGTGCAGCGCGTCGACCAGGGCCGGGCTGTCCACGAGCCGCGCGAACGTCGGCCTGCCGCCGTTGGCCACCCCGTGCGGATCCGCGTAGTACGGATAGACCGCGAGCGAGAACGGGATCCCTTGCCCGCCGAGGAGATCGGCGATCCGGCGGATCTGGCCCGGGTCGGTACGCGGGCCGATGTCCTCGATCCGCACGAGCGCGCGGTGCCGTTCCGCGGTCTTCGGCGCGAGCGTGCCGAGCAGGATGTCGGCGGCGGCCAGGTACCGGTCTCCCTCGTCGACGTAGGAGAACGGTGCCTCCGCGAGGTAGGTGAAGTTCCCCGAGCGCACCGCCCAAGGCGTGTGCTCACCGCCGGTGCCGCTGTCCGCGAGCACTTCGTTGACCGCCGGGTTTTCCCGCCGTACCAACGGAACCGAGCCGATCTCGGGATTGCGTCCGAGCGGCACGTTCTTGTAGCGGACCTCGGTGGGCGAGGTCGGCGTCCGCCCCGACGGCGCCCAGCCCCAGCGCGCGGTGACACCCAGGTCGTGCTCCACCAGACGGTCGACGTTCTCCCCCAGCCAGACGACCGGCACCTTCGCGGCCAGCACGTCCGCGAGCAGTGCGGCGGGCAGCACGGCGTCGGTGATCGAACCGACGTAGACCAGCGCCTGGTATCCGCCGATCTCGCCCGCCCGGTAGTCGGCCGCGGCACGCATCGTCCAGCCGCCCGCCCGCGAGACCAGGTTCGCGGTCTGCATCGCGAACGCTTCGGCCAGCCCGGCTTCGTCCGCGTCGGCGGGCGGGTTCGGCGCGTCCCGCTCACCCGCGTCGTAGACCACCAGCGTCCGGTGGGCGCGGTTCCCACCGGGGCCGGGGCTGCCGACTTCGCTGCCCATCGCCAGCCGGTCGCCGAGCGAAACCGGGGCCGCCGCGGGCGAAGCGAGGATCGCGCTCGCCGGGCGCGTGTACACCACCAGCAACACCAGGCCGGTCGCGACGACGACGGCCAGCGCCGCGAACCGCAGCCCGGCCGGCGTGCGGCGGCGCCGGTCTTCCTTCCGCTTCCGGGTCATACCAGCACACCCCCGGACACCGCGGCGAACTCGTCCACCGGCTCGGTGCTCAGCCCGAGCAGCCTGGCGAGCGCGCGCTCGGTACGCGACGCGGCCCTTCCGTCGCCGAAGGGATTGCCCTCGCCCATCATGGCCGCCCTCGCCCGCGGGTCGGCGAGGAGTTCCGACGCCGTCCTCACGATCAGCTCGCGATCCGTGCCGACCAGCCGCGCACACCCCGCGTGGACCGCCTCCATCCGTTCGGTGACCTCGCGCAGCACCAGCACGGGCACGCCGAACGTGGGCGCCTCCTCCTGGATCCCGCCGGAATCGGACAGCACCAGGGTGGCCGCCGCGAGCACCCCGGCCAGTTCCTCGTAACGCAGCGGCTCGGTGACCACCACCCGAGGCAGGCCGCCCAGCTCCTCGTCGACCAGCTCGCGTACGGCCGGGTTCGGATGCGCGGGCAGGACCACGGACACGTCGGGATGGCGGGCGACCAGTTCGGTGACCGCGCGCAGCACCTGGCGCAGGGGTTCGCCCCAGGACTCGCGGCGGTGCGCGGTGACCAGTACCAGCCGTGCGCCGCGGGCGGCCGCCTCCACCGCGGCGGCGACCCGCTCGTCCTGGAAGTCCACCGCGCCGTGGTCGGCGATCGTGCGGATCGCGTCCACGGAAGTGTTGCCGGTGACCAAGATCTGCTCGGCGGGGACCTGCTCACGAAGCAGGTTTCCCGCCGCGTCCGAAGTCGGCGGCAGATGCAACGAGGCGGCCTGGGTGACCAGCCGCCGGTTCAGCTCTTCCGGGAAGGGCGCGGCCAGATCGAACGAGCGCAGGCCCGCCTCCAGGTGCACCACCGGGATCCGCCGCCAGAACGCGGCGAGCGTACCCGCCAGTGTGGTCGTGGTGTCGCCCTGGACCACCACCGCCGCGGGCGGTTCACGCTCGGCCAGCGCGTCCAGACCGGTCAGCATCTGGCCGAGCAGTTCGGGCTGGCCGCCGTCGCGCCGGCGCAGCGGCAACGTGGCGTCCGCGCGGAGGCCGAAGGTCTCCAGCGCCTGGCCGACCATCGTCGGATGCTGCCCGGTGGCGACCAGGTACGGCTCCATCCGCCCGGCGGCGGCGATCGCTCCGGCGACCGGCGCCAGTTTGATCGCCTCCGGCCGGGTACCCATCACGAGCCACACCCGCGGCCGCGTCACTTCGGTTTCCGGTTGATTCCAAACCATGACTCCCCCAAGGTTCGAATATTCTTTTCGCGATTCCGCGCATTCCCTTGATCATTTGCGCGGGGCGCTGTGACCGATGCGACGCAGAGTGGTTCTGCCCGGTTCCCGCCGAATTTCCTCACCCGATCGAGGGAACCGCGGCACGGCTCTTCACGTCGTAGTCGACGATGCGGGATCGGCCGGGGGGCCCGACGCATCGCGCACAATCCTTTACACACAAGGGGTTTGAGCACGCTTCTTTGGGGGAGAAATGTCTGTGATCCGAATCGGACCGGCCGTCGGCGCCACCGCGACCCTGGGGGTCACCGCAGGAGCCGGCGCCTGGCCGCTCTTGTCACTCGCCGCGTTCATCCTGTTGCTTTTCGCGATTCGTTCGATTCTCGTGCGCATCGCGTCCGCGCCGGAAAGGGGGAATTAGCGAAATGGAAACCAGCCTGTCCGTCATCGCCACCATCATGGTCGGCGTGCTGATCTGGTGGCCGTTGCAGAACCTCGTCCTCGCGGTGTTCGCCTGGCGGTCCCCGCAACGGCCGCGCAGTGTGCGCCGGACGCCGGATCCGGTGCCGTTCTGGATCGTCATCCCGGCGCTGAACGAGGAACGCGTCATCGCGAACACGGTGCGCAATGCGCTGGCCACCGGAACCCGGTACACACCGGTCCGCGTCGTGGTCGTGGACGACGCTTCCGACGACGCGACACCACACATCCTCGCCGGTATCAGGGATCCGCGGCTGCACGTGCTGCGCCGCGAACTGCCCATGGCCCGGCAGGGCAAGGGCGAAGGCCTCAACACGGCGTACCGCTACATCCTCGACATCGCCCGCCGGGAAGGCTCGGTCGAGCAGACGATCGTCGGGATCGTGGACGGCGACGGCCGCTGCAGTGAGGGAATGCTCGACGAGATCGCCGAACTCATGGCGGAGAAGAACGTGGGCGCCGTGCAGTGCCGGGTGCGCATCCACAACCGGCACAAGACGTTGGCCCTGCTTCAGGATCTGGAATTCGGCGCCATCGCGGACTCCGCGCAGTCGCTGCGCGATCTGGTCGGCAGTGTCGGGTTGGGCGGCAACGGCCAGTTCACCCGGCTGTCCGTCCTCGCCCGGTTCCACCCCGGCCCGTGGTCGGCCTGTCTCGTCGAAGACCTGGAACTCGGTCTGCGCCTGCATCTGGCCGGGATCCGGGTGCGCTACACGAAATCCGCGTGGGTCACCCAGCAGGGACTCACCGACGTGAAACGGTTGCTGCGTCAGCGAACCCGGTGGGCGCAGGGCAATCTGCAATGCTTCCGGCATCTGCGCAGGCTGACCACGTCG from Amycolatopsis sp. EV170708-02-1 includes:
- a CDS encoding glycosyltransferase family 2 protein, with amino-acid sequence METSLSVIATIMVGVLIWWPLQNLVLAVFAWRSPQRPRSVRRTPDPVPFWIVIPALNEERVIANTVRNALATGTRYTPVRVVVVDDASDDATPHILAGIRDPRLHVLRRELPMARQGKGEGLNTAYRYILDIARREGSVEQTIVGIVDGDGRCSEGMLDEIAELMAEKNVGAVQCRVRIHNRHKTLALLQDLEFGAIADSAQSLRDLVGSVGLGGNGQFTRLSVLARFHPGPWSACLVEDLELGLRLHLAGIRVRYTKSAWVTQQGLTDVKRLLRQRTRWAQGNLQCFRHLRRLTTSRFVSGLGLTDFLIYLLSPWLTVPMSLLLVDLVAASAVALATGSTLGGLVATVDTLPTSAAMLVGLAMLPSLLWGLVYWVRLRDENILRCLFAGVLYPWFLALGIIATWRALFRLLSGRNGWAKTERLAEDGQAAPPPLPPMPVPMAAPAPVSQPVRLPVPRPTAPPVTVDPSVTQPIPAAALAAAEPTRPVPHPLAETEPTQRLERV
- a CDS encoding 26S protease regulatory subunit, producing the protein MNGDGFIEVIAREVEADPGNLALREDFITLLLEQDPDRAATELTVFEAHGGDPARIRLLRARLMAARLRTSTPPPAEIVAAPSDEDHHDKSATASASLWDTERPAVTLADVAGLAEVKQHLNTAFLAPLRNPELAAAFGQKPGGSLLMYGPPGCGKTFIARAIAGDLGASFIHVTLADLLSKWIGESEKAIQSVFRHARAAAPCVIFFDEFDALGGRRTSGGGGSQAMRMLVTQLLEELDGVAGANEGVYFLAATNRPWDIDAALRRPGRIDKTVLVLPPDAVARAAIVQGALDGKPADEVDVVAVAAATEGFSGADLSHLTTTVLQQAMVESMSKGELVPVTTGALLAAVGGITPSTTSWFDQVAPVLEYGVDDGTFDQLRAYRVKRGMR
- the wecB gene encoding non-hydrolyzing UDP-N-acetylglucosamine 2-epimerase; translated protein: MVWNQPETEVTRPRVWLVMGTRPEAIKLAPVAGAIAAAGRMEPYLVATGQHPTMVGQALETFGLRADATLPLRRRDGGQPELLGQMLTGLDALAEREPPAAVVVQGDTTTTLAGTLAAFWRRIPVVHLEAGLRSFDLAAPFPEELNRRLVTQAASLHLPPTSDAAGNLLREQVPAEQILVTGNTSVDAIRTIADHGAVDFQDERVAAAVEAAARGARLVLVTAHRRESWGEPLRQVLRAVTELVARHPDVSVVLPAHPNPAVRELVDEELGGLPRVVVTEPLRYEELAGVLAAATLVLSDSGGIQEEAPTFGVPVLVLREVTERMEAVHAGCARLVGTDRELIVRTASELLADPRARAAMMGEGNPFGDGRAASRTERALARLLGLSTEPVDEFAAVSGGVLV
- a CDS encoding type VII secretion target, with the protein product MKAAFLTSFVGQGREGDRVGYEVDPAKLLEVSDELGTIGTGLRSVSEQVAHTDVAQLDFGGDRYQGHGAAYLAANGELASLAVKLVGDIDEISRLLREAAGVYGDTESDFASRLDALREVGD
- a CDS encoding DUF5925 domain-containing protein, producing the protein MEGVLNALAMEQFITGAKPHSRAAEITEVSPDATLLPPGVTADLTYELDGRRSHLAHGPGWTLVAMRRRAGAATVCVCATSGDLADEVLAAATGTARAGVPGESAVPVGFWHVQGCGGAGIRAPRTMDLPRWQAIRGNYPRSAVTALDSLMATSPQDVTGRLILLHGPAGTGKTTAVRALAHEWRDWCQVDNVLDPEVLFADPGYLTSVVLGEERADKRKWRLLILEDCDELVGADAKRDSGQALSRLLNLTDGLLGQGLDILVCLTTNENVARLHPAVVRPGRCLAEIEVGPLPRDEAARWLGAEIDAEGATLAELYRLRAAV
- a CDS encoding tetratricopeptide repeat protein, producing the protein MSDTVERDLDLAWELLDAQPTHPRVAELAARVLAAQPERSSASMVLAYHRESLGDTDEARRLYLRVAGRRDSQFIWAARALRHLESADHNHDEALRWARTVLGQNHDDWDDWMKLGSVQALSGAHEEGWRQLDEAVALCARTAPDALPKALAKRAEYLLESLAPPERFAPAAEEAIRVNAADSWVAMLLGYAYLAQYRFDDAEQLGLRLLREDPTDDLLQSLVETARTMLRIVEKARGDDISLADIQGTGVLEMAWQQIRDQKLGVDLASALAALDAVMPDELRATLRPGATSGDLAAGDDKVGSMVARDLLTWHDGQPPGSGAAWGWTESFRLLSAAEILAMDAEIEADRAAHPGWPENELWEQVMTDDAGTYLVAVAFGALVKRRPGQPDEPVAGSMADWIWDRVAAFGGRDPRPAPLKAEEPAADPLPAPGTPLTGVIVTMSAALGAPEDSAAFAELRELFPGSTVRRSELVPDEPSVDGVYIEALDGLVTRVGVDVAVCPHADRLISGLDLGGHRGSVDAYVRAHGAVPQNSWVNRANGEATVVYDFAGHRLGLRWADGSIARIFVTEA
- a CDS encoding DUF2334 domain-containing protein gives rise to the protein MTRKRKEDRRRRTPAGLRFAALAVVVATGLVLLVVYTRPASAILASPAAAPVSLGDRLAMGSEVGSPGPGGNRAHRTLVVYDAGERDAPNPPADADEAGLAEAFAMQTANLVSRAGGWTMRAAADYRAGEIGGYQALVYVGSITDAVLPAALLADVLAAKVPVVWLGENVDRLVEHDLGVTARWGWAPSGRTPTSPTEVRYKNVPLGRNPEIGSVPLVRRENPAVNEVLADSGTGGEHTPWAVRSGNFTYLAEAPFSYVDEGDRYLAAADILLGTLAPKTAERHRALVRIEDIGPRTDPGQIRRIADLLGGQGIPFSLAVYPYYADPHGVANGGRPTFARLVDSPALVDALHHAIRRGGTMIMHGYSHQFEEMANPYGGASSADYEFYTAIVDKNNHVVETGPVPGDSAEWFRGRIATGLGEFRRVGLPEPEVFEFPHYGGSAVDYKEVSSHFAARYDQGSYFAGYCPRGACGSTSTVSYQNKYGQYFPYPVRDVYGAVVIPENLDHVAPEPFNQHPARLPADLLADGAKSKVVRDNVASFFFHPFLPLEHLNTVVLGLRAQGYEFTTASEVARG